A DNA window from Candidatus Saccharibacteria bacterium oral taxon 955 contains the following coding sequences:
- a CDS encoding PAS domain-containing protein: MIGLILWGRNASSADETKQDRAYNELASELSQVAGTSEVVINAIGEGVLALDGRGTVQLINPAAQQLIGWGKQDATNLSYKSILKMLDSKNQAVSETNDPVALALTTHKPQKNDNFSLETQSGKTFLASISVNPVGQLGNGVIVVFRDVTIEKSDERQRAEFISTASHEMRTPVASIEGYLGLALNPATAQIDDKARDFITKAHESAQHLGRLFADLLDVSKADDSRLKNDPKIIDVVPFIHDIVEGLTPKAKEKNLRIIYKPDPDETSVEDPVKRLNPVFYAYVDNDHLREVVQNLVENAIKYTPEGEVSVDVTGDHSHIVISIADTGIGIPHEDQSHLFQKFYRVDNSDTREIGGTGLGLYLCRRLTETIGGRIWVESEYKHGSTFFVEIPRTDHDEARRLIEQSKLKAEKESADKPQQATAPGHNPQASDSVATNAPMQPVVTTPPTSSTPTPMTAPEYPTAQHQAPGPQHVAPAPVSEAVQLVNTPLSTIEANPEQYLSRRDNTPINIPPRQQ; this comes from the coding sequence CGAGCTTAGCCAGGTTGCTGGAACCTCAGAGGTAGTTATCAACGCTATCGGAGAGGGCGTCCTTGCTTTAGACGGACGGGGAACCGTTCAGCTCATCAACCCAGCAGCTCAGCAGCTAATTGGCTGGGGCAAGCAAGATGCAACAAACTTAAGCTACAAATCAATCCTCAAGATGCTAGACAGTAAGAATCAAGCCGTGTCCGAAACGAATGACCCCGTCGCGCTAGCTCTCACGACACATAAACCACAAAAAAACGACAACTTCAGCCTCGAGACCCAGTCTGGCAAGACCTTCCTGGCTAGCATCTCCGTCAACCCAGTTGGCCAGCTTGGCAACGGAGTTATAGTTGTTTTTCGAGATGTCACTATCGAGAAGTCTGATGAACGCCAGCGAGCTGAGTTTATCTCAACCGCCAGCCACGAAATGCGTACACCAGTTGCTAGTATAGAAGGTTATCTCGGGCTAGCTCTCAACCCAGCTACCGCACAAATCGACGACAAAGCCCGTGACTTCATCACAAAGGCCCATGAGTCCGCTCAGCACCTAGGACGATTATTTGCCGATCTGTTAGACGTCAGCAAAGCCGACGACTCTCGCCTCAAGAATGATCCAAAAATTATCGACGTAGTTCCGTTTATTCATGATATCGTCGAGGGTCTCACCCCAAAAGCCAAAGAAAAAAATCTCCGCATCATCTACAAACCAGATCCTGATGAGACCTCTGTCGAGGATCCGGTGAAGCGTCTCAATCCAGTCTTTTATGCCTACGTAGACAACGACCATTTACGTGAAGTTGTTCAAAACCTAGTAGAAAATGCTATCAAATACACGCCCGAGGGAGAAGTGAGCGTCGACGTTACAGGCGATCATTCGCATATAGTTATCAGTATCGCCGACACTGGCATCGGTATCCCGCACGAAGATCAGTCTCATTTGTTTCAAAAATTCTATCGTGTCGACAACTCCGACACGCGCGAAATCGGTGGCACCGGCCTAGGCCTATACCTCTGCCGACGACTCACCGAAACCATCGGTGGACGTATCTGGGTAGAAAGCGAGTACAAGCACGGCAGTACATTCTTTGTTGAAATTCCACGCACCGATCACGATGAAGCGCGAAGGCTAATCGAACAATCCAAACTCAAAGCCGAAAAAGAGTCAGCCGATAAGCCACAACAAGCCACAGCACCAGGTCACAATCCCCAGGCTTCAGATTCCGTAGCCACCAACGCCCCGATGCAGCCTGTCGTAACTACACCGCCAACATCATCAACACCGACGCCAATGACAGCACCCGAATACCCTACAGCTCAACATCAAGCACCAGGACCTCAGCACGTGGCCCCAGCACCCGTATCAGAGGCTGTTCAGCTAGTCAACACGCCCCTCAGCACAATCGAAGCCAACCCCGAGCAATACCTGTCGAGACGGGATAATACGCCGATCAATATACCCCCAAGACAACAATAA